A region of Pseudomonas putida DNA encodes the following proteins:
- a CDS encoding DUF2589 domain-containing protein produces MPIDNSLIGSVVNALPMDRMIAGPLQAMVQAQVTASKSYADFLMQVCVQEGKAVAIQFDYDETIVDEQGEYQGVVSKTMKVPLVAAITHPNIAIEEGHVEFELTINQMSEDVTDKSMAAEAGGSLGWGPFKLNVKGSISHKSTQTRKTDTRARYAFNTTLKRQDPPEAMMRVIDFLTDAATKPTVVKSATLDSTDKISQADTLNAPAKSSNPEPVSQKEGGSKAKPATPPAN; encoded by the coding sequence ATGCCCATAGACAACAGCCTCATCGGATCCGTCGTCAATGCCTTGCCGATGGACCGCATGATCGCAGGCCCCCTGCAAGCCATGGTGCAGGCGCAGGTCACCGCTAGCAAATCTTATGCCGACTTCCTGATGCAAGTCTGCGTCCAGGAAGGCAAGGCCGTCGCCATCCAGTTCGACTATGACGAAACCATCGTCGACGAACAGGGCGAATACCAAGGTGTCGTCAGCAAGACGATGAAAGTACCGCTGGTGGCGGCGATTACCCACCCGAACATCGCCATCGAGGAAGGCCATGTCGAGTTCGAACTGACCATCAATCAGATGTCGGAAGATGTAACCGACAAGAGCATGGCCGCCGAGGCCGGTGGGTCTCTTGGGTGGGGGCCGTTCAAACTGAACGTCAAGGGCAGCATCAGCCACAAGTCCACGCAGACCCGCAAGACCGATACCCGCGCCCGCTACGCATTCAACACGACCCTGAAGCGCCAAGACCCGCCCGAAGCGATGATGAGGGTCATCGATTTCCTCACCGATGCCGCCACCAAACCCACCGTCGTCAAGAGCGCGACGCTCGATAGCACGGACAAAATCTCACAGGCCGATACCCTGAACGCCCCGGCCAAAAGCAGCAACCCGGAACCTGTCAGCCAAAAAGAAGGTGGCAGCAAGGCGAAGCCCGCCACCCCTCCTGCGAACTGA
- a CDS encoding Mor transcription activator family protein — protein MELPDLTCIDVSQLPHSLQALIECIGIDNAFQLTCAYGGRPKYIPKHRERTKLADVLPAEALDALIKRFAGVALEIPKADHFTRQLRNLQIQKESADGLSRSLLADKYGLSLRQIGNIRRQEPCVR, from the coding sequence ATGGAGTTACCAGACCTCACCTGCATAGATGTCAGCCAGTTGCCGCACTCACTGCAAGCGCTGATCGAGTGCATCGGTATCGACAATGCTTTTCAGCTGACCTGCGCCTATGGCGGCAGGCCCAAATACATCCCCAAGCACCGCGAGCGCACCAAGCTTGCCGATGTGCTGCCAGCCGAAGCGCTCGACGCGCTGATCAAGCGCTTCGCCGGCGTGGCCCTGGAAATCCCCAAGGCCGACCACTTCACGCGCCAGCTGCGCAACCTGCAAATCCAAAAAGAAAGCGCCGATGGTTTGTCGCGCAGCCTGTTGGCCGACAAATACGGCCTTAGCCTGCGCCAGATCGGCAATATCCGCCGCCAGGAACCTTGCGTTCGCTAG
- a CDS encoding fe2+ zn2+ uptake regulation protein produces MYNPQPSMQAGHIPGKAPKGQDAFADERVGNEHIRELLRTFGLRTSLIRLKVIDALHAADRNGRSIGVRGVHAQLEQLDIPLSFLSVREVLKRLCAEGVINLGSDKCYSLNPQARAVLDQASPR; encoded by the coding sequence ATGTACAACCCGCAACCCTCAATGCAGGCTGGGCACATCCCAGGCAAGGCGCCCAAAGGACAGGACGCTTTCGCCGACGAGCGTGTCGGGAACGAACACATTCGCGAGCTGTTGCGCACCTTTGGCCTGCGCACCAGCCTCATTCGCCTCAAGGTGATCGATGCCTTGCACGCGGCAGACCGCAATGGCCGCAGCATTGGCGTGCGCGGCGTGCATGCACAGCTGGAGCAACTGGATATTCCGCTGTCATTTCTGAGCGTGCGCGAAGTACTCAAGCGGCTGTGTGCCGAAGGCGTCATCAACCTGGGCAGCGACAAATGCTACAGCCTCAACCCCCAGGCCCGCGCGGTGCTGGACCAAGCCTCGCCACGCTGA